From Pseudobdellovibrio exovorus JSS, a single genomic window includes:
- the rplC gene encoding 50S ribosomal protein L3, with the protein MSEVQNSETQAPSAEGIKLNGLFAFKEGMATVYNEKGESIPVTVLRYETWKVSQIKTQEKDGYTAVQLAAVPKKSKNASGAETAHLKAAGFEAGAKYVKELRTDALPDGLKLGDALSIDTLAKGDVVKITSTSKGRGFQGSVRRWNFAGGPATHGSKFHRKPGSSGNRTWPGRVMPGKKFPGHWGDETITVKNVVVVDVIASEGVVLVKGPVPGSKNTLVKLVKG; encoded by the coding sequence ATGAGCGAAGTACAAAACTCAGAAACTCAAGCTCCTTCTGCTGAAGGTATCAAACTTAATGGTTTGTTTGCTTTCAAAGAAGGTATGGCAACAGTTTATAACGAAAAAGGCGAGTCAATTCCTGTGACTGTTTTACGTTATGAAACTTGGAAAGTTTCTCAAATTAAAACTCAAGAAAAAGATGGATACACTGCTGTTCAGTTAGCTGCTGTTCCTAAAAAATCTAAAAATGCTTCAGGTGCTGAAACAGCTCACTTGAAAGCTGCAGGTTTCGAAGCTGGTGCAAAATACGTTAAAGAATTACGTACAGATGCATTACCAGATGGTTTGAAACTTGGTGACGCTTTATCGATCGACACTTTAGCAAAAGGTGACGTTGTTAAAATCACTTCGACTTCTAAAGGTCGCGGTTTCCAAGGTTCAGTTCGTCGTTGGAACTTTGCGGGCGGTCCTGCAACTCACGGATCTAAATTCCACAGAAAACCGGGTTCTTCTGGTAACAGAACATGGCCAGGTCGTGTAATGCCAGGTAAGAAATTTCCAGGTCACTGGGGTGATGAAACAATCACAGTTAAAAACGTAGTGGTTGTGGATGTTATTGCAAGCGAAGGCGTAGTTTTGGTTAAGGGACCAGTTCCTGGTAGCAAAAATACTCTTGTTAAGCTGGTGAAGGGGTAA
- the rpsC gene encoding 30S ribosomal protein S3 has product MGQKVHPIGLRVGVIRTWDSRWYAKGQTYYDNLHEDIKLRKYLKAKLKHAGVSKIELERAANKVKVIIHTARPGVVIGKKGTGIDTLKADVQKLTTNEVFLSIQEVRKPDTDAQLVAESIAMQLEKRISWRRALKKAIAAATKGGVRGIKVRVSGRLDGAEIARSEWYNEKSVPLHTLRADIDYGTAEALTAYGIIGMKVWIYKGDILSAREVQVQEAGRAKS; this is encoded by the coding sequence GTGGGACAAAAGGTTCATCCGATTGGATTACGTGTAGGTGTCATCAGAACTTGGGATTCTCGTTGGTATGCTAAAGGCCAAACCTATTATGACAATTTACATGAAGACATTAAATTAAGAAAATATTTGAAAGCTAAATTGAAACACGCTGGTGTTTCTAAAATCGAGTTAGAGCGTGCAGCTAATAAAGTTAAAGTGATCATTCACACTGCTCGCCCTGGTGTTGTTATCGGTAAAAAAGGTACTGGCATCGATACTCTAAAAGCTGATGTTCAAAAGTTAACGACTAACGAAGTTTTCTTGAGCATCCAAGAAGTTAGAAAACCAGACACTGACGCTCAATTAGTTGCTGAAAGCATTGCGATGCAATTAGAAAAACGTATCTCTTGGAGACGTGCACTTAAGAAAGCTATCGCTGCAGCCACTAAGGGCGGCGTACGCGGGATCAAAGTTCGTGTTTCTGGTCGTTTAGATGGAGCAGAGATTGCTCGTTCTGAATGGTACAATGAGAAATCTGTTCCTTTACATACATTAAGAGCCGACATTGATTACGGAACTGCTGAGGCATTAACTGCTTACGGTATTATCGGAATGAAAGTTTGGATCTACAAAGGTGATATCCTTTCTGCTAGAGAGGTTCAAGTTCAGGAGGCTGGCCGTGCTAAGTCCTAA
- the rplW gene encoding 50S ribosomal protein L23: MKQIIKSPLITEKNTNLSEAGVYVFEVHREATKPEIKKAIETGFSVKVQGIRTAVCRSDMKYNKFGLSKIRRWKKAYVKLAAGQKISLFEGA, translated from the coding sequence ATGAAACAAATTATCAAATCTCCACTGATCACTGAGAAAAACACGAATCTGTCTGAAGCAGGTGTTTATGTATTCGAAGTACACAGAGAAGCTACGAAGCCTGAAATCAAAAAGGCTATCGAAACTGGTTTTTCTGTAAAAGTACAAGGAATCAGAACTGCAGTTTGCCGCAGTGATATGAAGTACAACAAGTTTGGTCTTTCTAAAATCCGCAGATGGAAGAAGGCTTACGTTAAACTTGCTGCTGGACAAAAAATTTCATTGTTTGAGGGAGCTTAA
- the fusA gene encoding elongation factor G, producing the protein MSANSVKTEADLKFTRNIGIMAHIDAGKTTTTERILFYTGKNHKIGEVHDGAATMDWMPQEQERGITITSAATTAFWKNSRFNIIDTPGHVDFTIEVERSLRVLDGAIAVFDAVNGVEPQSETVWRQANKYKVPRICFVNKMDRVGADFEMSVGTIKDKLDAYPIKLQIPIGAEDQFQGVIDLLTKKAYVWKSSTDHTFEETAIPADLMSLVETENANTVEKICELDDALTEKFLNGETPSLEELKAALRKATIELKTFPVFCGAAFKNKGIQQLLDAVIDYLPSPLDIPSAVGMNPVKEELSVECHTRFDEPAAAIAFKLANDAFAGSLTYIRVYSGIVKVGEQLFNPRTEKKERVQKIVKMHANAREEVSELKAGDIGAIIGLKFTSTGDTLCDSHRLVVFESMVFPEPVISVVVEAKSSADQDKMLEGLQRLEKEDPSCRLRTDVETGQILLSGMGELHLDILVDRLLREHKVQANVGRPQVAYRESIAAATSTEYTFERQLGSEEKFAQVTVEIEPIAAAEGVKITSSVQPSKEIQPNWIRACENGLKEASEVGPIASYSMTGLKINIKSIIGKPQITDEIACKAAGSLAFREAVKKVDALLLEPIFRLEVTCPDEFVGNVVGDLNSRRGKVLNMTVKPMQGQVIQAEVPLAQLFGYATDVRSLSQGRAFFSMEFQEYAPVPPKVRAEILQKLGR; encoded by the coding sequence ATGTCAGCGAATTCTGTTAAAACTGAAGCTGATCTTAAGTTCACTCGAAATATCGGCATCATGGCTCACATTGATGCCGGTAAAACTACCACCACCGAACGCATTCTTTTCTACACAGGTAAAAATCATAAAATAGGTGAAGTTCACGACGGTGCAGCCACTATGGACTGGATGCCGCAGGAACAAGAGCGTGGTATTACTATTACCTCTGCGGCCACCACTGCCTTTTGGAAAAACTCTCGATTCAATATCATCGATACTCCGGGCCACGTTGACTTCACAATTGAAGTTGAAAGATCTCTTCGCGTGTTGGATGGAGCTATTGCGGTATTCGATGCAGTTAATGGTGTAGAGCCACAATCTGAAACTGTCTGGAGACAGGCGAACAAATATAAAGTTCCGCGCATTTGTTTCGTCAATAAAATGGATCGCGTTGGTGCTGACTTCGAAATGAGTGTTGGCACTATCAAAGATAAATTAGATGCGTATCCGATTAAATTACAAATTCCAATTGGTGCAGAAGATCAGTTCCAAGGTGTAATCGATCTTCTGACAAAAAAAGCTTACGTTTGGAAAAGTTCAACAGATCATACATTTGAAGAGACTGCGATCCCTGCGGATTTGATGTCACTAGTTGAAACCGAAAATGCCAACACAGTCGAAAAGATATGTGAGTTGGATGATGCCTTAACTGAAAAATTTCTGAATGGCGAGACGCCTTCTTTAGAAGAGCTCAAAGCCGCATTAAGAAAAGCGACTATTGAATTGAAAACATTCCCAGTCTTCTGCGGAGCCGCTTTCAAAAACAAAGGTATTCAGCAATTGCTCGATGCAGTTATTGATTACTTGCCGAGTCCACTTGATATTCCATCTGCAGTTGGTATGAACCCTGTGAAGGAAGAGTTGAGTGTGGAATGTCATACTCGCTTTGATGAGCCAGCTGCTGCGATTGCATTTAAGTTGGCGAACGATGCCTTTGCCGGTTCGTTAACCTACATCCGTGTTTACTCGGGAATTGTAAAAGTGGGTGAACAACTTTTCAATCCACGTACCGAGAAAAAAGAGCGCGTGCAAAAAATCGTGAAGATGCATGCAAACGCGCGCGAAGAAGTGAGCGAGTTAAAAGCTGGTGATATCGGAGCGATCATCGGTTTAAAATTTACGTCTACAGGTGATACGTTGTGTGATTCGCATCGCTTAGTTGTATTTGAATCAATGGTATTCCCAGAGCCAGTTATCTCTGTTGTTGTAGAGGCGAAGTCTTCTGCTGACCAAGATAAAATGTTAGAAGGTTTGCAACGTTTAGAAAAAGAAGATCCATCATGCCGTTTGCGTACAGATGTCGAGACAGGACAAATTCTGTTGTCGGGTATGGGCGAACTTCACTTGGATATTCTAGTTGATCGTCTTCTGCGTGAACATAAAGTACAGGCGAATGTAGGACGTCCTCAAGTGGCTTATCGTGAGTCTATTGCTGCAGCCACATCGACAGAATATACTTTTGAACGTCAGTTGGGATCGGAAGAAAAATTTGCTCAGGTGACTGTTGAGATTGAACCTATAGCGGCAGCAGAAGGTGTAAAAATCACTTCGAGTGTGCAGCCGAGCAAAGAGATCCAGCCAAATTGGATCAGAGCTTGTGAGAATGGCTTAAAAGAAGCTTCTGAAGTGGGGCCGATTGCCAGCTATTCTATGACGGGCTTAAAAATAAACATAAAATCAATTATTGGAAAACCTCAGATTACAGACGAGATCGCCTGTAAGGCGGCAGGCTCTTTGGCTTTCCGTGAAGCTGTCAAAAAAGTAGACGCTTTATTGTTAGAACCTATTTTCCGTTTAGAAGTGACTTGCCCTGATGAATTTGTAGGCAATGTTGTCGGAGATTTGAATTCGCGCCGAGGAAAAGTTCTTAACATGACGGTTAAACCAATGCAGGGACAGGTTATACAGGCCGAGGTGCCACTGGCGCAGCTTTTCGGGTATGCGACCGATGTGCGCAGCTTATCGCAGGGTAGAGCCTTTTTTAGCATGGAATTCCAAGAATACGCTCCTGTTCCGCCGAAAGTCCGTGCCGAAATCCTTCAAAAACTAGGTCGCTAA
- the rpsL gene encoding 30S ribosomal protein S12 yields MPTINQLIKKERSVQKNQTKSPALAKCPQKRGVCTRVYTTTPKKPNSALRKVAKVRLSNGFEVISYIPGIGHNLQEHSVVMIRGGRVKDLPGVRYHIIRGTLDLQGVNGRLRSRSKYGAKKPKK; encoded by the coding sequence GTGCCTACAATTAACCAGCTGATCAAGAAAGAGCGTAGCGTTCAAAAGAACCAAACTAAATCGCCAGCTCTAGCGAAATGCCCGCAAAAACGTGGCGTTTGCACTCGTGTTTACACGACAACACCAAAAAAACCGAATTCAGCTTTAAGAAAAGTTGCAAAAGTTCGTTTGTCTAACGGTTTTGAAGTGATTTCATACATTCCGGGTATCGGACATAACCTTCAAGAGCATAGCGTTGTTATGATTCGTGGTGGTCGTGTGAAAGATTTACCAGGTGTTCGTTACCATATCATCCGTGGAACTCTTGACTTACAAGGTGTTAACGGTCGTTTGAGAAGCCGCTCTAAGTATGGCGCTAAGAAACCTAAGAAATAG
- the rplV gene encoding 50S ribosomal protein L22 — translation MESKASLKYTMVGAQKARLVADVVRGKSVDEALKTLTYMNKKTAVLVKKLIESAVANAEYKKTMNMDKLYVKSITVDQGPVLKRFRPRAQGRAFGVRKKLSHINVVIGESK, via the coding sequence ATGGAATCTAAAGCATCTTTAAAATATACAATGGTCGGAGCTCAAAAAGCTCGTTTAGTGGCCGATGTTGTTCGCGGTAAGTCTGTAGATGAGGCATTAAAAACCCTTACTTACATGAATAAAAAAACTGCTGTGTTGGTTAAGAAATTAATCGAGTCAGCTGTTGCCAATGCTGAATACAAAAAAACGATGAACATGGACAAGTTGTACGTGAAATCTATCACTGTAGATCAAGGCCCTGTGTTGAAACGTTTCAGACCAAGAGCTCAAGGTCGTGCCTTCGGCGTTCGTAAAAAATTGAGTCATATCAATGTTGTCATTGGGGAGAGTAAATAG
- the rpsG gene encoding 30S ribosomal protein S7, whose amino-acid sequence MSRRNRKFKREIIPDPVYKDIVVAKFINKIMERGQKSTAQKLFYGALEELKGKVPGEESIAVMKKALENVKPSIEVRSRRVGGATYQVPVDVRPTRRLTLAMRWLVEYSRARGEKDFTKKLAGELLDAYNNRGNSIKKKEDVHKMAESNKAFAHYNW is encoded by the coding sequence ATGTCACGTCGTAATCGCAAATTTAAAAGAGAAATCATTCCAGATCCAGTTTACAAAGACATCGTCGTTGCTAAATTTATCAATAAAATTATGGAACGCGGTCAAAAATCAACTGCTCAAAAGCTTTTTTACGGAGCTTTAGAAGAGTTGAAAGGTAAAGTTCCTGGTGAAGAATCAATCGCAGTTATGAAGAAAGCGTTGGAAAACGTTAAGCCTTCTATCGAAGTACGTTCACGCCGTGTTGGTGGTGCAACTTACCAAGTACCTGTTGATGTTCGTCCAACTCGTCGTTTGACTTTAGCTATGCGTTGGTTAGTTGAGTACTCTCGCGCTCGTGGCGAAAAAGACTTCACTAAAAAATTAGCAGGTGAGTTATTAGACGCTTACAACAATCGCGGTAACTCTATTAAGAAAAAAGAAGATGTGCATAAAATGGCTGAATCAAATAAAGCTTTTGCACACTACAACTGGTAA
- the rplB gene encoding 50S ribosomal protein L2, translated as MGLKVYSPRSHGSRGRIGFDFAEITKTTPEKSLTVPLKKKSARNNHGQITMRHVGGAHKRRYRLVDFKRTKLEVPGTVAAIEYDPNRTCRIALVNYKDGEKAYILAPVGLNVGDTVVSSNKADIKPGNCLTLSAIPVGTVIHNVELRPGKGGQICRGAGASATLAGKGEMYCQVRLPSGELKQVLSTCKASIGQVGNTDNENIKLGKAGASRWRGIRPGVRGMAMNPVDHPLGGGEGVGKGHHPVTPWGKPSKGYKTRHNKRTNSSIIKRRK; from the coding sequence ATGGGTTTAAAAGTTTACAGCCCGAGATCACATGGTAGCAGAGGCAGAATCGGTTTTGACTTCGCTGAGATCACTAAAACGACTCCAGAGAAATCATTAACAGTTCCTCTTAAAAAGAAATCTGCACGTAACAATCACGGTCAAATTACAATGAGACACGTGGGTGGCGCTCATAAAAGACGTTACCGTTTAGTGGATTTCAAAAGAACTAAGTTAGAAGTTCCAGGTACAGTTGCTGCGATCGAATACGATCCAAATCGTACTTGCCGTATCGCTTTAGTTAACTATAAAGACGGTGAAAAAGCTTACATCTTGGCTCCTGTGGGTCTGAATGTTGGTGACACTGTTGTTTCTAGTAACAAAGCGGATATTAAACCGGGTAACTGCTTAACATTATCTGCAATCCCTGTAGGTACTGTTATTCATAATGTTGAGTTAAGACCTGGTAAAGGTGGTCAAATCTGTCGCGGTGCCGGTGCATCTGCAACTTTGGCTGGTAAAGGTGAAATGTACTGTCAGGTTCGTCTTCCTTCTGGTGAATTGAAGCAAGTTCTTTCTACTTGTAAAGCTTCAATCGGCCAAGTTGGTAACACTGATAACGAAAACATCAAGTTGGGTAAAGCCGGTGCATCTCGTTGGAGAGGTATCCGTCCGGGCGTTCGTGGTATGGCCATGAATCCGGTTGACCATCCACTCGGTGGTGGTGAGGGTGTAGGTAAAGGACACCATCCTGTAACTCCTTGGGGTAAACCATCTAAAGGTTACAAAACTCGCCATAATAAGAGAACTAACTCTTCAATCATTAAACGTCGTAAATAG
- the rplP gene encoding 50S ribosomal protein L16, translating into MLSPKRVKWRKQFVGRASGLAHRGSNLDFGDFGLQAAEEGRLTARQLEAGRVAINRTIKRGGKVWCRVYPDVPVTKKPAETRMGSGKGNPEFWVARVLPGRILFEMNGVTKEQAKEAFERAAHKLPFKTKFLERV; encoded by the coding sequence GTGCTAAGTCCTAAACGTGTTAAGTGGAGAAAACAATTTGTTGGTCGTGCGTCGGGCTTAGCTCATCGCGGATCTAACTTAGATTTCGGTGATTTCGGATTACAAGCTGCTGAAGAAGGGCGTTTAACTGCTCGTCAATTAGAAGCTGGCCGTGTTGCTATTAACAGAACAATTAAACGTGGTGGTAAAGTTTGGTGCCGCGTTTATCCAGATGTTCCTGTAACTAAAAAACCTGCTGAGACTCGTATGGGTAGCGGTAAAGGTAATCCAGAGTTTTGGGTTGCCCGCGTTCTTCCAGGAAGAATCCTGTTTGAAATGAACGGCGTTACTAAAGAGCAAGCGAAAGAAGCCTTCGAGCGCGCAGCGCACAAGCTTCCTTTTAAAACTAAATTTTTAGAGAGAGTTTAG
- the rplD gene encoding 50S ribosomal protein L4: MATVNVINWKKEKVGQVDLAANVFEVEVKNEVLHSVVRWQLASRRQGTHMTKTKGLVSGGGKKPFKQKGTGNARQGSTRSPLMPGGGTMFGPVPRNYAYVLPKKMRKVGLSMALSHLFKEGKLFVVDSMASEGKTAELNKRLKSFGIKKAVLVDEVSDEKFQLAARNLQNFKYAPVAGINVFDLLKFDAAVITKNSINKIVERCSLEK, encoded by the coding sequence ATGGCTACAGTTAATGTTATAAATTGGAAAAAAGAAAAAGTTGGCCAAGTTGATTTAGCTGCTAATGTTTTTGAAGTAGAAGTTAAAAATGAAGTTTTACACTCTGTTGTAAGATGGCAATTGGCTTCTCGTCGTCAAGGTACGCACATGACTAAAACTAAAGGTTTAGTCAGCGGTGGTGGTAAAAAGCCATTCAAACAAAAAGGAACAGGTAATGCCCGTCAAGGTTCTACTCGTTCTCCGTTGATGCCAGGCGGTGGTACTATGTTCGGTCCAGTACCTCGTAACTACGCTTATGTATTACCTAAGAAAATGAGAAAAGTAGGTCTTTCAATGGCTCTTTCTCACTTATTCAAAGAAGGCAAATTGTTCGTAGTGGACAGCATGGCTTCTGAAGGTAAGACAGCGGAATTGAACAAAAGATTAAAAAGCTTTGGTATTAAAAAAGCAGTTTTAGTTGATGAAGTTTCTGATGAGAAATTTCAACTAGCAGCGCGCAACTTACAAAATTTCAAATACGCGCCAGTTGCTGGTATCAACGTATTCGACTTATTGAAGTTCGATGCGGCTGTAATCACTAAAAATTCTATTAACAAAATCGTCGAGCGCTGCTCGTTAGAAAAGTAA
- the rpsJ gene encoding 30S ribosomal protein S10, with the protein MQSQKIRIRLKAFDHKLLDQSTKEIVETAKRTGAKIAGPIPLPTRINRFTVLRSPHVDKKSREQFEVRTHKRMLDILEPTQQTIDQLMKLDLSAGVDVEIKLSAN; encoded by the coding sequence ATGCAAAGTCAAAAAATACGTATCAGGCTGAAAGCCTTTGATCATAAATTACTTGATCAATCGACAAAAGAAATCGTTGAGACAGCAAAACGCACTGGCGCTAAAATCGCTGGTCCGATTCCGCTTCCAACTCGTATCAACCGTTTCACGGTATTGAGATCTCCTCACGTAGATAAAAAATCTCGTGAGCAATTCGAAGTCCGTACTCACAAAAGAATGCTCGATATTTTAGAGCCGACACAACAGACAATTGATCAATTGATGAAATTAGATCTATCTGCTGGTGTTGATGTTGAAATCAAACTTTCTGCTAACTAA
- the rpsS gene encoding 30S ribosomal protein S19, protein MARSIKKGPFVDLHLGKKIENAIQKNDKKVIKTWSRRSTILPECIGLTFAVHNGRKFVPVYITENMVGHKLGEFAPTRTFQGHAEKKATSSAPGKK, encoded by the coding sequence GTGGCACGTTCGATTAAAAAAGGACCTTTTGTTGATTTGCACCTTGGTAAAAAAATTGAGAATGCAATTCAAAAAAATGACAAAAAAGTAATTAAGACATGGTCACGTCGTTCTACAATCCTTCCTGAATGCATCGGCTTGACTTTTGCGGTGCATAATGGAAGAAAGTTCGTACCTGTTTACATAACTGAAAACATGGTTGGGCATAAGTTGGGCGAATTTGCACCAACTCGTACTTTCCAAGGCCATGCCGAGAAAAAAGCTACGAGCTCAGCTCCTGGCAAGAAGTAG